GGGTGAAGGACAGTTCGATCCCGACGTCATCAATGCGGGCAAGGAGCCGATTCACCTGCTGGCCGGCGCAGCGCTCTTTCACCACGCCGACTCGTTCGCGATGATGCGTGGAGGCCATCTGGACATCTGCGTCCTGGGAGGCTTTCAGGTTTCCGAGCGTGGAGACCTCGCCAACTGGCATGCGGGCGATCCGAACGCCATTCCGGCCGTGGGGGGGGCTATGGATCTCGCCGTCGGTGCTAAGCGCGTGTTCGTGACCATGGAGCATGTCGGCAAGAACGGTGTGCACAAGATCCTGCGCGAATGCACCTATCCGCTGACCGGCAGCCGCTGTGTGTCACGCATCTACACCGACCTTGCGGTGTTGGAGGTGCATGCCGATGGTTTGCATGTGATTGAGCTGTCGCCTGGCGTGACGCGCGAGCAGTTGGCCGCATCCACCGGCGCAGACCTGATTTTTGAGCCGGCGCTCATCGCCTGATTTCCCCGCATCCCTATCTCACAGCTTTCAACGAGGAGACTTTGCATGCTGTTCTGTGCCCGCATGGAAGTGCGCATTCCGCACGACCTGGATCCTGCCTTTGTCCAATCGCTCAAGGAGCGCGAGAAAGCGCGTGCCATCGAGCTGCAGCAGCAGGGCAAGTTTCTGCACCTGTGGCGTGTGGTCGGCCAATACGCCAATATCAGCATCTTCGACTGTGCCAGCAATGACGAGCTGCATGAGGTACTAAGCTCACTTCCGCTCTTTCCGTACTTGCAGATCGAGGTCACGCCGCTAGCGCGGCATCCGTCTTCGATCGCCTGAGAGGAAACCGCCCATGTTGGATACCTACCAGGTCGGTGACGTGCGCATCACTCGCATCCACGAATACTCCGGCCCGACGCACGACCCTAAGTTCCTGCTGCCCGATATGACCCCAGAGCAGTTGGAGAGCCACCGTAGCTGGATGGCGCCTGAGCATTGGGTTCCAGCAATGAACAAGCTGGTGCTGACGGTGCAGCTGTGGGTCGTGCAGGCGGGCGACAGCATCATTGTCGTCGATACCGGCGTCGGCAATCGCAAGCCGCGCGAAGGTATGGCCCGCATGCACCAGCTCAACACACTCGTTCTCGAGTGGCTGGAAGCGGCCGGCGCCCCGGCTGACCGCGTGACTCATGTCGCGATCACGCATCTGCACATGGACCATGTCGGCTGGAACACGCGCTGGCAGGACAACCGCTGGACGCCGACTTTCCCGAACGCCAAGTATCTGCTACCGCATGACGATTACCGCTTCTGCCTGGAAGGCAAGAACAAGGAGCAGCCGCTGGATGTGTTCGGCGCGGCCTTCGACGATAGTGTGCAGCCGTTGGTCGCTGAAGGTCTGGTGCAAATGATCCGTCCTGGCGATGAGATTGCCGGTTGTTTGCAAGTCGAAGACGCCTGCGGACACAGTCCGGGGCAGGTCGCGTTCCGGGTACGGTCGCGCGGCGAACAGGCGGTGTTCTGCGGCGATGTATTCCACAATCCCATGCAGATTGTGTTGCCAGACATTAACTCCGGCTATTGCATCTGGCCTGACAAGGC
This region of Alicycliphilus denitrificans K601 genomic DNA includes:
- a CDS encoding 3-oxoacid CoA-transferase subunit B, with the translated sequence MMNEVRNRIAARVARDIPEGSYVNLGIGLPTLVANHIPADREVILHSENGVLGRWHRSGEGQFDPDVINAGKEPIHLLAGAALFHHADSFAMMRGGHLDICVLGGFQVSERGDLANWHAGDPNAIPAVGGAMDLAVGAKRVFVTMEHVGKNGVHKILRECTYPLTGSRCVSRIYTDLAVLEVHADGLHVIELSPGVTREQLAASTGADLIFEPALIA
- the catC gene encoding muconolactone Delta-isomerase, coding for MLFCARMEVRIPHDLDPAFVQSLKEREKARAIELQQQGKFLHLWRVVGQYANISIFDCASNDELHEVLSSLPLFPYLQIEVTPLARHPSSIA
- a CDS encoding MBL fold metallo-hydrolase is translated as MLDTYQVGDVRITRIHEYSGPTHDPKFLLPDMTPEQLESHRSWMAPEHWVPAMNKLVLTVQLWVVQAGDSIIVVDTGVGNRKPREGMARMHQLNTLVLEWLEAAGAPADRVTHVAITHLHMDHVGWNTRWQDNRWTPTFPNAKYLLPHDDYRFCLEGKNKEQPLDVFGAAFDDSVQPLVAEGLVQMIRPGDEIAGCLQVEDACGHSPGQVAFRVRSRGEQAVFCGDVFHNPMQIVLPDINSGYCIWPDKARQTRRAMLEDLAQSGALLLPVHFGDPYAGYIRREQGGYKFEPVARSR